One stretch of Pandoraea oxalativorans DNA includes these proteins:
- a CDS encoding adenosylcobinamide-GDP ribazoletransferase, whose translation MTTSAPDPSDDTAPQPRVPVVRDRARASFCGCRGQLRLFLTALGFFTRVPIPQWVGYSPEQLNAATRYFPLVGVFVGALVALLTVATGHVWSPHLAIALGLGVSVLLTGAFHEDGLADSVDAFGGAFERERVLEIMHDSRIGTYGAVALWLALAIKWQALVDIQASVGWSGFAVVLIGAHAASRSMAISLLRALDYVRPEGKAKPVAQRLSLAGLMFGVLCSAPWWGWPDWRAGVTGVVVLIALRAAFIRYLRRRLGGYTGDTLGFAQQLGELALYLTVCAWI comes from the coding sequence ATGACGACCTCCGCCCCAGATCCGTCCGACGACACTGCACCGCAGCCGCGCGTGCCGGTGGTGCGGGATCGCGCACGGGCCTCGTTCTGCGGATGCCGGGGACAGTTGCGCTTGTTCCTTACCGCGCTCGGATTCTTCACACGTGTGCCGATTCCGCAGTGGGTCGGTTACTCGCCCGAGCAACTGAACGCTGCGACGCGCTATTTCCCGCTCGTCGGCGTGTTCGTCGGTGCGCTGGTGGCGTTGCTGACGGTGGCGACGGGACACGTCTGGTCGCCGCATCTCGCCATCGCGCTGGGGCTCGGCGTGAGCGTGCTGCTCACGGGGGCATTTCACGAAGACGGTCTGGCCGATTCCGTCGACGCTTTCGGCGGGGCGTTCGAGCGCGAGCGCGTGCTGGAGATCATGCACGATTCGCGCATCGGGACTTACGGCGCTGTGGCGCTGTGGCTGGCGCTGGCAATCAAGTGGCAGGCGCTCGTCGACATTCAGGCGTCGGTGGGGTGGAGCGGCTTTGCCGTGGTGCTGATCGGCGCGCATGCGGCGAGTCGCAGCATGGCAATCAGTCTGCTGCGCGCCCTCGACTACGTACGCCCCGAAGGCAAGGCGAAGCCGGTGGCGCAACGGCTGAGTCTCGCCGGACTGATGTTCGGCGTACTATGCAGCGCGCCGTGGTGGGGGTGGCCGGATTGGCGTGCCGGTGTGACAGGCGTGGTGGTCCTGATCGCGTTGCGTGCGGCGTTCATCCGCTATCTGCGCCGACGCCTCGGCGGCTACACCGGCGATACGCTCGGCTTCGCGCAGCAACTCGGCGAGCTGGCGCTTTATCTCACGGTGTGCGCATGGATCTGA
- a CDS encoding DUF3460 family protein — translation MYESDITQFIKQLKTEKPTLEAEQRKGRALLWDKQPIDMEERSRAQQSRVAQQPYVYQSE, via the coding sequence ATGTACGAGTCCGACATCACCCAATTCATCAAGCAACTCAAGACTGAGAAGCCGACCCTGGAAGCGGAGCAACGCAAGGGCCGCGCCCTGCTGTGGGACAAGCAACCGATTGATATGGAAGAGCGCAGCCGCGCCCAGCAATCGCGTGTGGCCCAACAGCCGTACGTCTACCAAAGCGAGTAA
- the panC gene encoding pantoate--beta-alanine ligase, with protein MKVIPSIHELRDQLRGQNRVAFVPTMGNLHEGHLSLMRLARQHGDPVVASIFVNRLQFGPNEDFDKYPRTMMDDIEKLTRENVYVLFAPDEKEMYPEPQEYRVEPPHDLGDILEGEFRPGFFKGVCTVVTKLFSCVQPRVAVFGKKDYQQLMIVRSMCRQFALPIEIIAAETVRADDGLALSSRNRYLSDAERAEAPQLYRLLSEIRDTVNGGSTDYAALEASAMKTLTERGWKPDYVSIRQRANLRVPAPGAAPAQSLVVLAAAKLGATRLIDNLEI; from the coding sequence ATGAAAGTCATCCCCTCGATTCACGAACTGCGCGACCAACTGCGCGGACAGAATCGCGTCGCCTTCGTGCCCACAATGGGCAATCTGCACGAAGGCCACCTCTCGCTCATGCGACTCGCTCGCCAGCACGGCGATCCGGTCGTGGCCAGCATCTTCGTGAACCGTCTGCAATTCGGGCCGAACGAGGACTTCGACAAGTACCCGCGCACGATGATGGACGACATCGAGAAGCTCACGCGCGAGAACGTCTACGTGCTGTTCGCGCCGGACGAGAAGGAGATGTACCCGGAGCCGCAGGAATACCGCGTCGAGCCGCCGCACGATCTGGGCGACATTCTCGAAGGCGAGTTCCGCCCCGGCTTCTTCAAGGGCGTATGCACGGTCGTGACCAAGCTGTTCTCGTGTGTGCAGCCGCGCGTGGCCGTGTTCGGCAAGAAGGATTACCAGCAACTGATGATCGTGCGCAGCATGTGCCGTCAGTTCGCCCTGCCCATCGAAATCATTGCCGCCGAGACGGTGCGCGCCGACGACGGCCTCGCGCTGTCCTCGCGCAATCGCTATCTGTCGGACGCGGAGCGCGCAGAAGCGCCGCAACTGTATCGCTTGCTGAGTGAAATCCGCGACACCGTGAACGGTGGCAGCACCGACTACGCGGCGCTCGAAGCGTCGGCCATGAAGACGCTGACCGAACGTGGCTGGAAGCCGGACTACGTGTCGATTCGCCAGCGCGCCAATCTGCGCGTGCCCGCCCCCGGCGCGGCACCGGCGCAAAGCCTCGTGGTGCTCGCTGCGGCCAAGCTGGGCGCAACGCGTCTGATCGACAATCTCGAAATTTGA
- a CDS encoding segregation and condensation protein A: protein MPTPHDGQDSTPDTVDGVARARLYGEPLFALPNDLYIPPDALEIFLEAFEGPLDLLLYLIRKQNFNVLDIPMAQVTKQYLLYVEQIRRTNLELASEYLLMAAMLIEIKSRMLLPVKKADTGEEAEDPRAELVRRLLEYEQMKLAAQKLDTLPVLGRDFLRSQVYIEQSLQPRFPDVDAEDLRAAWAEVLRRAKLVQHHKISREELSVREHMSQILRRLQGARFMEFTELFDVTRGVPVVVVNFIAMLELTRESLLEITQAEPFAPIYVRLTYTPN, encoded by the coding sequence CTGCCCACCCCGCACGACGGGCAGGACTCCACGCCCGATACGGTCGACGGTGTCGCGCGCGCACGTCTGTATGGCGAGCCGCTGTTCGCTCTGCCGAACGATCTCTACATCCCGCCGGACGCCCTCGAGATCTTCCTGGAAGCCTTCGAAGGCCCGCTCGACTTGTTGTTGTATCTGATCCGCAAGCAGAACTTCAACGTGCTCGACATCCCGATGGCGCAGGTGACGAAGCAGTACCTGCTCTATGTGGAACAGATCCGCCGGACCAATCTGGAACTGGCGTCCGAGTATCTGCTGATGGCGGCGATGCTCATCGAGATCAAGTCGCGCATGCTGCTGCCGGTGAAGAAGGCCGACACCGGCGAGGAAGCGGAAGATCCACGCGCCGAACTGGTCCGTCGTCTGCTGGAGTACGAGCAGATGAAGCTCGCTGCGCAAAAGCTCGATACGCTGCCGGTGCTCGGTCGCGACTTCCTGCGCTCGCAGGTCTACATCGAGCAAAGCCTTCAGCCGCGCTTTCCCGATGTGGACGCCGAAGACCTGCGCGCCGCGTGGGCCGAGGTGCTGCGTCGCGCCAAGCTTGTTCAGCATCACAAGATTTCTCGCGAAGAACTGTCGGTGCGCGAGCACATGAGCCAGATTCTGCGACGTCTGCAAGGCGCACGTTTCATGGAGTTCACCGAACTCTTCGACGTGACGCGCGGCGTGCCGGTAGTGGTGGTCAACTTTATCGCCATGCTCGAACTCACGCGCGAGTCGCTGCTGGAGATCACGCAGGCCGAGCCGTTTGCGCCGATCTACGTCCGCCTGACTTACACCCCAAACTGA
- a CDS encoding cobyric acid synthase, with amino-acid sequence MSEIPVKFEAPANPRRGTLMIQGTSSDAGKSTVVAGLCRLLYREGVRVAPFKPQNMALNSAVTADGGEIGRAQALQAQAAGIAPHTDFNPVLLKPSSDRGAQVIIGGKVVADLDARAYHEYKPRAMAAVLAAYERLRTEYDAVLVEGAGSPAEVNLRARDIANMGFAEAVDAPVLLVADIDRGGVFAQLIGTLACLSDTERARIKGFVINRFRGDPSLLTSGLDWLETKTGVPVLGVLPYLHGLHLDGEDMLPGERHKAASGETRLRVTVPALPRISNHTDFDALRAHPQVDFRYVGAGEAWPASDLVILPGSKHVRADLAWLRAQGWESAIARHLRYGGKVLGICGGLQMLGAAIHDPLGLEGDAGTTTGLGWLEIETTMQTQKQLRVVTGRLTAGDAPVNGYEIHMGVTRGAALARPAVWLDGGEHGVQGRGPVADGARSADDQVMGTYLHGLFDTPEALQALLAWAGARDLAVQDYNALREASLDRLADSFAEHLDLARVWACLR; translated from the coding sequence ATGAGTGAAATCCCTGTCAAATTCGAAGCGCCTGCCAACCCGCGTCGCGGCACCCTGATGATTCAGGGGACGTCGTCGGATGCAGGCAAGAGCACGGTCGTCGCCGGACTGTGCCGTCTGCTGTATCGCGAGGGTGTGCGTGTCGCGCCCTTCAAACCGCAGAACATGGCGCTCAACAGTGCCGTGACGGCCGACGGCGGCGAGATCGGACGCGCACAGGCGTTGCAGGCGCAAGCGGCAGGCATCGCCCCGCATACCGACTTCAATCCCGTGCTGCTCAAGCCGAGCAGCGACCGGGGCGCACAGGTCATCATCGGCGGCAAGGTCGTGGCCGATCTCGATGCGCGTGCGTATCACGAGTACAAGCCGCGCGCGATGGCGGCGGTGCTGGCTGCGTACGAGCGTCTGCGCACGGAGTACGACGCGGTGCTGGTCGAGGGCGCGGGCAGTCCGGCCGAGGTGAACCTGCGCGCGCGCGACATCGCGAACATGGGCTTCGCGGAGGCGGTCGATGCGCCGGTGCTGCTCGTCGCCGACATCGACCGGGGAGGTGTTTTCGCGCAGTTGATCGGCACGCTCGCGTGTCTGTCGGACACCGAACGTGCACGTATCAAGGGTTTCGTCATCAATCGCTTTCGCGGCGATCCGTCGCTGCTCACCAGCGGGCTGGACTGGCTGGAGACGAAGACGGGCGTCCCGGTGCTGGGCGTGTTGCCGTACCTGCACGGGCTGCATCTCGACGGCGAGGACATGCTGCCTGGCGAGCGTCACAAGGCCGCGAGCGGCGAGACGCGTCTGCGCGTCACCGTGCCCGCCTTGCCGCGCATCAGCAATCACACCGATTTCGACGCCCTGCGTGCGCATCCGCAAGTCGATTTCCGTTATGTCGGTGCGGGCGAGGCGTGGCCCGCCAGCGATCTGGTGATCTTGCCCGGCAGCAAGCACGTGCGCGCCGATCTCGCGTGGTTGCGCGCGCAAGGGTGGGAGTCGGCGATAGCGCGGCATCTTCGCTATGGTGGCAAAGTGCTGGGGATCTGCGGCGGTTTGCAGATGCTGGGGGCTGCGATTCACGACCCGCTTGGGTTAGAAGGCGATGCGGGCACGACCACTGGCCTTGGCTGGCTGGAGATCGAGACCACCATGCAGACGCAAAAGCAACTGCGCGTGGTGACCGGACGTCTCACCGCAGGCGACGCGCCGGTGAACGGCTACGAGATCCACATGGGGGTGACGCGCGGGGCGGCGCTTGCGCGTCCCGCTGTCTGGCTGGACGGCGGCGAACACGGTGTACAAGGTCGAGGCCCGGTCGCCGACGGCGCCCGCTCTGCCGACGATCAGGTCATGGGGACGTATCTGCACGGCCTGTTCGACACCCCCGAGGCACTGCAAGCGCTGCTCGCCTGGGCGGGCGCACGCGATCTGGCGGTGCAGGACTACAACGCGCTGCGCGAGGCGTCGCTCGACCGGTTGGCCGACTCATTTGCCGAGCATCTGGATTTAGCGCGCGTGTGGGCCTGTCTGCGGTAG
- the panD gene encoding aspartate 1-decarboxylase: MYRTMLKSKIHRATVTHCELHYEGSCAIDENLLEASGLVENEQIDIFNVNNGERFTTYAIRGERGSGMISLNGAAARRAQLGDIVIIVSYAQVEEKEVLAGFKPKLVFVDEKNAQKGERDHVPLQPWEETRAFEAAQAAK; encoded by the coding sequence ATGTACCGCACCATGCTCAAGTCGAAGATCCACCGCGCCACCGTAACGCATTGCGAATTGCATTACGAAGGCTCGTGCGCGATCGACGAAAACCTGCTCGAAGCCTCGGGCCTTGTCGAAAATGAGCAAATCGACATCTTCAACGTCAACAACGGCGAACGTTTCACGACCTACGCCATTCGCGGCGAGCGCGGCAGCGGCATGATCTCGCTCAACGGCGCGGCCGCACGTCGCGCGCAGCTCGGCGACATCGTGATCATTGTGTCGTACGCACAAGTCGAGGAAAAGGAAGTGCTGGCCGGCTTCAAGCCCAAGCTGGTGTTCGTCGACGAGAAGAACGCGCAGAAAGGCGAGCGCGATCACGTGCCCCTGCAACCGTGGGAAGAAACCCGCGCCTTCGAAGCCGCTCAAGCCGCGAAGTAA
- the cbiB gene encoding adenosylcobinamide-phosphate synthase CbiB encodes MLTGLAPESLWLAALIGVLLDAWLGEPRRWHPLVGFGYIANGVEAWLNDPEVRDKPFSAMTRGAWAWCIMLVIPVLIAWALTFLPGWGGVVWQALALYAALGARSLREHVMPIAHALREGDLTQARALTARIVSRDTEDANASDLARAAVESTLENGNDAIFGALFWFAIAGAPGVVLFRLANTLDAMWGYRTDKFLFFGRPAARIDDVLNWIPARLTAASYAIFGDVARAIDCWRTQASAWSSPNAGPVMAAGAGSLGVQLGGPARYHGEWETRPPLGCGMEPCAQHIKAAWRLISRSMWMWLIVTGALALFAASQADAMPTPLL; translated from the coding sequence ATGCTCACAGGACTCGCACCCGAATCGCTTTGGCTCGCCGCATTGATCGGCGTGTTGCTCGACGCCTGGCTCGGCGAGCCGCGGCGCTGGCACCCGCTGGTCGGCTTCGGTTATATCGCCAACGGCGTGGAGGCATGGCTCAACGATCCCGAAGTGCGCGACAAGCCGTTCAGCGCCATGACACGTGGCGCGTGGGCGTGGTGCATCATGCTCGTGATTCCGGTACTGATCGCGTGGGCGCTGACGTTCCTGCCGGGCTGGGGCGGCGTCGTCTGGCAAGCGCTGGCGTTGTACGCGGCGCTCGGCGCCCGCAGTCTGCGCGAACACGTCATGCCCATTGCCCACGCCCTGCGCGAGGGCGATCTGACCCAGGCACGCGCCCTCACGGCACGCATCGTCTCGCGCGATACGGAAGACGCTAATGCCTCCGATCTCGCGCGCGCCGCCGTCGAATCCACGCTGGAGAACGGCAACGACGCCATCTTCGGCGCGCTCTTCTGGTTCGCGATTGCCGGTGCGCCCGGCGTCGTGCTGTTCCGTCTGGCCAATACGCTCGACGCGATGTGGGGCTATCGCACCGACAAGTTTCTGTTCTTCGGCCGACCGGCAGCGCGCATCGACGACGTCCTCAACTGGATTCCCGCGCGATTGACGGCGGCGAGCTACGCGATTTTCGGCGACGTTGCGCGCGCCATCGATTGCTGGCGCACGCAGGCCAGCGCCTGGTCCAGCCCCAACGCCGGTCCTGTGATGGCCGCGGGTGCGGGCAGCCTCGGCGTTCAGCTCGGCGGCCCGGCGCGATATCACGGCGAGTGGGAGACGCGTCCGCCACTTGGCTGCGGTATGGAACCCTGCGCACAACACATCAAGGCCGCGTGGCGGCTGATCTCGCGTTCCATGTGGATGTGGCTGATCGTCACCGGCGCGCTGGCGCTGTTCGCCGCGTCGCAGGCCGATGCCATGCCCACCCCATTGCTGTAA
- a CDS encoding cobalamin-binding protein, translated as MSLISLPRPAMLTRLRVQTLALAFACLAGAPLSSAHAAVSVKDDSGATVTLPAPAQRVVSLSPHATELLFAAGAGDKVVGVVKYSDYPEAAQRLPHVGDNSALDLERILALKPDLLVVWMHGNSQRQVEALRQLKLPVFYSEPKHLTDLPAAIETLGTLMGTPAKAKESAEALRARYEALRKQYASRAPVPVFYQVWTQPLMTLNGTHMVSDVIRLCGGVNVFADEPALVPRVSIEAVLAKAPEAMFTATPGATKSDKPLATLDNWRKWPQLPAVAHNNLFGIDGDLINRPSPRILDGARTMCEDLDIARSRRTTAAK; from the coding sequence ATGTCGCTGATATCGCTGCCCCGCCCGGCCATGCTCACCCGTCTTCGCGTTCAGACACTTGCCCTCGCCTTCGCCTGCCTCGCAGGTGCGCCCTTGTCCAGTGCGCACGCCGCCGTCTCCGTAAAGGACGACTCCGGCGCGACCGTCACGCTGCCCGCCCCGGCGCAGCGCGTGGTCAGTCTGTCGCCGCACGCCACGGAGTTGCTGTTCGCCGCTGGCGCGGGCGACAAGGTCGTGGGGGTCGTGAAGTACTCCGACTATCCGGAAGCGGCGCAGCGCCTGCCGCATGTGGGCGACAACAGCGCACTCGATCTCGAACGCATTCTCGCGCTCAAGCCCGACCTGCTCGTCGTGTGGATGCACGGCAACTCGCAGCGTCAGGTCGAGGCGCTGCGTCAGTTGAAGTTGCCCGTTTTCTATTCGGAGCCGAAGCATCTGACCGATCTGCCTGCGGCCATCGAGACGCTCGGCACGCTGATGGGCACGCCTGCAAAAGCCAAGGAATCCGCAGAGGCTTTGCGCGCGCGTTATGAGGCGTTGCGCAAGCAATATGCGTCGCGCGCGCCGGTGCCGGTGTTCTATCAGGTGTGGACGCAACCGCTCATGACGCTGAACGGCACGCATATGGTGAGCGATGTAATCCGCCTGTGCGGTGGCGTGAATGTCTTCGCGGACGAACCGGCGCTCGTGCCGCGCGTGTCCATCGAAGCCGTGCTCGCCAAAGCGCCGGAAGCGATGTTTACCGCCACACCCGGGGCGACCAAGTCCGACAAGCCGCTGGCGACGCTGGATAACTGGCGCAAGTGGCCGCAACTGCCGGCCGTCGCGCACAATAATCTGTTCGGCATCGACGGCGACCTCATCAACCGTCCCAGCCCGCGCATTCTCGACGGCGCGCGCACGATGTGCGAAGACCTCGATATCGCACGGTCGCGTCGCACAACCGCAGCGAAGTGA
- a CDS encoding ParA family protein: MPVIVVANPKGGVGKSTLATNLAGYLAAQGHAVMLGDTDRQQSSRAWLGLRPPALRPIATWDVDHNEVARPPKGTTHAVLDTPAGLHGKRLDSILKLADHVLVPLQPSIFDILATRDFLQKLGEEKAVRQGDVRIGVVGMRVDARTRAADQLSRYCEEAGLPVLGMLRNTQNYVQLAAHGLTLWDVAPGRVERDLPQWDGITAFVAK, encoded by the coding sequence ATGCCGGTGATTGTGGTGGCGAATCCAAAGGGTGGCGTGGGCAAGAGCACGCTGGCAACGAATCTGGCGGGCTATCTCGCCGCGCAGGGCCATGCCGTCATGCTGGGCGACACGGATCGTCAGCAGTCCTCGCGCGCCTGGCTGGGACTGCGTCCGCCCGCGCTGCGACCGATTGCCACCTGGGATGTCGACCACAACGAGGTGGCGCGTCCCCCCAAGGGCACGACGCACGCGGTGCTCGACACGCCCGCAGGCCTGCACGGCAAGCGTCTCGATTCGATTCTCAAGCTCGCGGACCACGTTCTGGTGCCGTTGCAGCCATCGATCTTCGATATTCTCGCCACGCGCGATTTTCTTCAGAAGCTGGGCGAAGAAAAGGCGGTGCGGCAGGGCGACGTGCGCATCGGGGTGGTGGGGATGCGTGTGGACGCCCGCACCCGGGCGGCCGATCAGCTCTCGCGCTACTGCGAGGAGGCGGGCCTGCCGGTGCTCGGCATGCTGCGCAACACGCAGAACTACGTGCAGCTCGCCGCGCACGGACTGACGTTGTGGGATGTCGCGCCGGGGCGCGTCGAGCGCGATCTGCCGCAGTGGGATGGCATCACCGCATTTGTGGCGAAGTGA
- the cobC gene encoding alpha-ribazole phosphatase family protein — MDLILVRHPPPDVASNVCYGRTDLPVDVSRFDASVSSMQTRLVALLNGRTPVAIHSSPLQRARRAADVLAASFGLRVTQDTRLAEMDFGAWEMRSWDAIDRHDLEAWANDVSGFSPPGGESARDIAVRVDAWARGLRTDPPDGHAEKNAVHVAVAHAGPIRLHTATALRLPTTACLSWTLDFGGICHLRIADDGQARLIRWNG; from the coding sequence ATGGATCTGATTCTGGTGCGTCATCCGCCACCCGATGTTGCGTCGAACGTCTGCTATGGGCGGACGGACCTGCCGGTCGACGTCTCTCGTTTCGACGCGAGCGTGTCGTCGATGCAAACGAGGCTCGTGGCATTACTCAATGGCCGGACGCCCGTCGCCATCCACAGCAGTCCCCTGCAACGCGCGCGTCGTGCGGCGGACGTCCTGGCGGCGTCGTTCGGGCTGCGGGTGACGCAGGATACAAGGCTGGCCGAGATGGATTTCGGGGCGTGGGAAATGCGGTCGTGGGACGCCATCGATCGTCACGATCTGGAGGCGTGGGCGAACGACGTCTCGGGCTTCTCGCCGCCGGGTGGCGAGTCGGCGCGGGACATCGCGGTGCGCGTGGACGCGTGGGCGAGAGGATTGCGCACAGACCCGCCCGATGGACATGCAGAGAAGAACGCCGTCCATGTCGCTGTGGCGCACGCGGGTCCCATTCGGCTGCACACGGCGACCGCGCTGCGCCTGCCGACGACGGCATGCCTGTCATGGACGCTCGACTTCGGCGGCATCTGCCATTTACGTATCGCCGACGATGGTCAGGCACGGTTGATTCGCTGGAACGGTTAG
- the cobU gene encoding bifunctional adenosylcobinamide kinase/adenosylcobinamide-phosphate guanylyltransferase has product MTDLVPNTPDLTFVLGGARSGKSAFAERLATQSGLPVTYVATAAVTGEPEMQARIAHHRASRPGHWETVEAGRELARTLREVARDGHCVLVDCLPLWLAGWLCPPDDHPDGPATDTQWQSVVDTLVQTLLSLPGKIVVVSNEIGLGVIPMGSVTRRYVDELGRLNQRVAALSPHVRFVVAGLPMAVKG; this is encoded by the coding sequence ATGACCGACCTCGTTCCGAACACTCCCGATCTCACCTTCGTACTCGGCGGCGCGCGCTCCGGCAAGAGTGCGTTTGCCGAACGTCTCGCCACGCAGAGCGGCCTGCCCGTGACCTATGTCGCGACGGCCGCCGTGACCGGCGAGCCCGAGATGCAGGCACGCATTGCGCACCACCGGGCGAGCCGTCCGGGGCATTGGGAAACGGTGGAGGCCGGACGCGAACTGGCGCGCACGCTGCGGGAAGTCGCGCGGGACGGCCATTGCGTGCTTGTCGACTGTCTGCCGCTGTGGCTGGCGGGTTGGCTATGCCCGCCGGACGATCATCCCGACGGACCCGCGACGGATACACAGTGGCAGAGCGTCGTCGACACGCTCGTGCAAACGCTGCTGTCGCTACCCGGCAAGATCGTCGTCGTCAGCAATGAAATCGGTCTGGGCGTGATCCCGATGGGCTCGGTCACGCGGCGTTACGTCGATGAACTGGGACGTCTCAATCAGCGTGTTGCCGCATTGTCGCCGCATGTGCGTTTCGTCGTCGCCGGGCTACCGATGGCCGTCAAGGGATAA
- the cobD gene encoding threonine-phosphate decarboxylase CobD, whose product MSASPAATAPLPSSSPCDAPRHGGNLGEAIRRFGRPREDWLDLSTGINPVGYPVPMPPPRVWRDLPDAFDDLLDVAARYYDVPVETVVPCAGSQAVIRALPALLRPGRVAVASLTYSEYAPAFAHAGHTLVSWLGPETGLPDVDYLVWANPDNPTTRTVSRETLAQWQAQLAARGGMLIVDEAFADVCPDTSMTPHAGEDGLVILRSVGKFFGLAGIRAGFALCPQGLGNRLTERLGAWTVSGPARFAVRAALSDMAWQRTTRERLLHEGERLLSLLRDQRWPTVGTPLFAWTPHVLAPQWHAQLAEQGIWTRLFDARPISSADGVQTTPSLRLGLPATEDEWQRLAGALSALRPGFRPK is encoded by the coding sequence ATGTCTGCATCACCCGCCGCAACCGCACCGTTACCCTCGTCGTCTCCCTGCGACGCCCCACGCCACGGTGGCAATCTCGGCGAAGCCATTCGCCGGTTTGGCCGTCCTCGCGAAGACTGGCTGGATCTGTCGACCGGCATCAATCCGGTGGGGTATCCGGTGCCGATGCCACCGCCGCGTGTCTGGCGCGATCTTCCCGACGCCTTCGACGACCTGCTCGACGTGGCCGCCCGCTACTACGACGTGCCGGTGGAAACCGTCGTGCCCTGCGCCGGGTCGCAGGCGGTCATCCGCGCGCTGCCCGCGCTGCTTCGGCCGGGACGCGTCGCCGTCGCCTCGCTCACTTACAGCGAGTACGCACCGGCGTTCGCGCACGCCGGACACACGCTCGTCTCGTGGCTCGGACCGGAAACGGGCTTGCCGGATGTCGACTACCTCGTCTGGGCCAACCCAGACAATCCGACGACGCGAACCGTCTCACGAGAGACACTCGCCCAATGGCAAGCACAACTGGCCGCGCGCGGCGGCATGCTGATCGTCGACGAAGCCTTTGCGGACGTCTGCCCCGACACGTCGATGACGCCTCACGCAGGCGAAGACGGCCTCGTCATCCTGCGCTCGGTCGGCAAGTTCTTCGGATTGGCAGGGATCCGTGCGGGCTTCGCGTTGTGCCCACAAGGGCTTGGCAACCGTCTGACCGAACGGCTCGGTGCATGGACGGTCAGCGGCCCGGCAAGGTTCGCAGTGCGAGCGGCCCTGAGCGACATGGCGTGGCAACGTACGACGCGGGAACGTTTGTTGCACGAAGGTGAACGACTGTTATCGCTGTTGCGCGACCAGCGATGGCCGACGGTTGGCACACCGCTATTTGCCTGGACGCCACACGTGCTTGCGCCGCAATGGCACGCGCAACTGGCTGAACAAGGCATATGGACGCGCCTGTTCGATGCACGTCCGATCTCGTCGGCGGATGGCGTCCAAACGACGCCCAGCCTGCGTCTGGGCTTGCCCGCGACCGAAGACGAATGGCAGCGGCTGGCGGGCGCGCTGTCGGCGCTGCGTCCCGGATTCCGTCCTAAATGA